A part of Pseudoalteromonas arctica A 37-1-2 genomic DNA contains:
- a CDS encoding CHASE domain-containing protein: MRKFLILTLSLACAYFFTGYFSNSLLSVDGYAVASWPPSGIALASFLIWGRKSFIGLILGAFCTNLIHLDNTVDILHFNVLLQAICVTLASVLQAWIGRQIIVNVIKAPLDLSSLKHSVQSLIVAGPICCVIAAGVGTSLLALNNVIPTHAIFDSFIAWWIGDSIGVLIFTPLMLAAFNYTQVRHRMLVILPSLLIYILISVSFYGAASVKKEKDIQKQEAKILTVQNAISQKLDGITAHLGLLATFFASSNDVNFKEFKQFTSKQLDYSQEILAFEWIPYVPANKLADFETHENTATGKPLYIKEKSLDGGWQPAGTRSNYFPVKYVYPLKDNEGVLGFDLASSKVRGAALSKAKELNELALSEPINLVQNTAEDGVLFLYPVFGESSTEDDFQGFVAAIVSLKRLSQTLLFDHNNSISVSFFDTTIPGKKQAIYIADTDNSQTLFKEYQLLIGKRMWQVELYEPIVRTSWLMYWLAQIVGMLFVWLLITFLISVTGTNIQIREQVAKQTHTLRKEKQKADEASHIKGQFLANMSHEVRTPINGIKGLHYLALQQNDWQQARSYIEQADGALGVLLRVLNDVLDFSKMEAGKLDLMQEPINVASLADEMLNLLQFEADIKSIKLSLDFDKTSNLVINTDPIRLKQVLLNLLNNAVKFTGEGEITLKIWQSKKMTYFSINDTGIGISSEAQKQLFKPFAQADSSTSRQYGGTGLGLSICRKLVELMGGAIDLVSYEGKGSTFTFSLPLISPLPKAEQIQQQYDEIDVSTLSFANYKLLLVEDNPLNQHVASAILKTKGCIAYIANDGFEAIEKLTENSYDIVLMDIQMPKMDGLQATKVIRCDLGLIDLPIIGLSANAHDDDVKKALASGMNSYITKPIDANTLFKTLWHYLSNK; this comes from the coding sequence TTGAGAAAGTTTTTAATATTAACCCTTAGCTTGGCTTGTGCTTACTTTTTTACTGGGTATTTTAGCAACTCACTTCTTTCTGTAGATGGCTATGCGGTCGCCTCTTGGCCGCCCTCAGGAATTGCTTTAGCGAGCTTTTTAATTTGGGGACGTAAGTCATTTATTGGCCTTATTCTTGGTGCTTTCTGTACTAACTTAATTCATCTTGATAACACCGTAGATATTCTTCATTTTAATGTGCTTTTACAAGCTATTTGCGTCACTTTAGCCTCTGTTTTACAGGCTTGGATTGGTCGTCAAATTATAGTAAATGTTATAAAGGCTCCACTAGATTTATCTTCTTTAAAACACAGTGTGCAGAGCTTAATAGTAGCAGGACCAATATGCTGTGTTATTGCTGCAGGTGTGGGAACTAGTTTATTAGCATTGAATAATGTGATCCCTACGCATGCTATTTTTGATAGCTTTATAGCATGGTGGATTGGCGACAGTATCGGTGTACTTATATTTACTCCACTCATGCTCGCAGCCTTTAATTACACGCAAGTACGCCACCGTATGTTGGTAATTTTACCTTCACTATTAATTTATATACTAATCAGCGTTAGTTTTTATGGCGCTGCCAGTGTTAAAAAAGAAAAAGACATTCAAAAGCAAGAAGCCAAAATACTTACTGTGCAAAATGCTATAAGCCAGAAGCTCGATGGTATTACTGCTCACTTAGGATTGTTAGCTACATTTTTTGCTAGTAGTAATGACGTGAACTTTAAAGAGTTTAAACAATTTACTTCAAAGCAGTTGGACTATAGCCAAGAAATTTTAGCATTTGAATGGATACCTTATGTACCAGCAAATAAACTCGCAGATTTTGAAACACATGAAAATACAGCCACAGGCAAACCTTTATATATAAAAGAAAAGTCACTTGATGGAGGTTGGCAACCTGCAGGTACGCGTAGTAATTACTTTCCTGTAAAATATGTATATCCCTTAAAAGATAATGAAGGTGTTTTAGGGTTTGATTTAGCTTCTAGTAAAGTAAGAGGTGCAGCGCTTAGCAAAGCGAAAGAGCTTAATGAACTTGCACTAAGTGAGCCAATTAATTTAGTCCAAAATACAGCTGAAGACGGTGTACTCTTTTTATATCCTGTTTTTGGAGAGTCGTCTACCGAAGATGATTTTCAAGGTTTTGTGGCAGCGATTGTTAGTCTGAAACGCTTATCGCAAACACTATTATTTGATCACAACAACTCAATTTCAGTCAGTTTTTTTGATACAACGATACCAGGGAAAAAGCAGGCAATTTATATTGCCGATACCGATAACTCGCAAACGCTGTTTAAAGAATATCAATTGTTGATTGGCAAACGCATGTGGCAGGTCGAGTTATATGAACCAATAGTTAGAACGTCTTGGTTAATGTATTGGCTTGCACAAATAGTAGGTATGTTGTTTGTGTGGTTACTGATTACATTTTTGATTTCAGTTACAGGTACAAACATACAAATTCGCGAACAAGTGGCTAAGCAAACGCATACATTACGCAAAGAAAAACAAAAAGCAGATGAAGCGAGTCATATTAAAGGACAGTTTTTAGCAAACATGAGTCACGAAGTCCGCACCCCTATTAACGGTATAAAAGGGCTGCATTATTTAGCGCTGCAACAGAATGATTGGCAACAAGCAAGGAGTTACATTGAACAAGCAGATGGAGCACTGGGTGTTTTACTGCGGGTATTAAACGATGTGCTCGACTTTTCAAAAATGGAAGCAGGCAAGCTAGACTTAATGCAAGAGCCTATTAACGTAGCGAGTTTAGCGGATGAAATGCTTAATTTACTTCAGTTTGAAGCTGACATTAAATCAATAAAGTTAAGTCTCGATTTTGATAAAACATCAAATTTGGTCATTAATACCGATCCAATCCGCTTAAAACAAGTGCTGCTGAATCTGCTCAATAATGCGGTTAAATTTACAGGGGAAGGTGAGATCACTCTGAAAATTTGGCAGTCGAAAAAAATGACTTACTTTAGTATTAACGATACGGGTATTGGTATTAGTAGCGAAGCACAAAAACAATTGTTTAAACCGTTTGCGCAAGCCGATAGCTCAACCTCACGTCAATATGGTGGTACAGGCTTAGGGTTAAGTATTTGCAGAAAGCTGGTTGAGTTAATGGGTGGTGCAATTGATTTAGTTAGTTATGAAGGCAAAGGTTCTACATTTACATTTAGTTTGCCGCTTATATCGCCTTTACCAAAGGCAGAGCAAATTCAACAGCAATACGACGAAATAGATGTAAGTACCTTATCATTCGCAAACTATAAGTTACTTTTAGTCGAAGATAACCCACTTAACCAGCATGTTGCCAGTGCCATTTTAAAAACAAAAGGGTGTATTGCCTACATTGCTAATGATGGTTTTGAAGCCATAGAAAAGCTAACCGAAAATAGCTACGACATTGTTCTTATGGATATTCAGATGCCAAAAATGGATGGACTCCAAGCAACAAAAGTAATTCGTTGTGATTTAGGGTTAATTGATTTACCCATAATAGGGCTATCGGCGAACGCCCATGACGATGACGTTAAAAAGGCATTAGCCTCTGGAATGAATAGTTATATTACCAAACCTATTGATGCAAATACGCTTTTTAAAACTCTTTGGCACTATTTATCAAATAAATAA
- a CDS encoding heme biosynthesis HemY N-terminal domain-containing protein: MIGLIILIVAIVVVLAVTPFVLDEKGYVLISFNNTTIEGTIVSFCIMAVITAVVLYLTYKLIRYLLSIYHNTKHGFFARSQERKQVAIEQALWSAINDDYEHVEQALSGNSVPDKFEDIRLALLAKAALANNQTDKALERLFEISPEHQLKVAKLWLASGDSSAIESQMRISAEAKKATALELKLYAEVLVQQQHFSALEDFLPRLLRKKALTDAQWTQLFSAYFNALDADKLSEKYKQLPKKLQAHAHTAYLMQMAQAGQLAAIESDLIKMVKHNEQHLELANILSKATAADAPKLQINIQERLKKDDSNNSLLLALACLANAKGDYDLAARIFDKALNSDNKKQFSEQAVLSYKNSAQAEKALVLYQ; the protein is encoded by the coding sequence ATGATAGGGCTAATTATTTTAATTGTAGCTATTGTTGTTGTACTAGCGGTTACTCCATTTGTGCTAGATGAAAAAGGTTATGTACTTATTTCATTTAACAATACGACGATAGAAGGCACGATAGTATCGTTTTGTATAATGGCAGTCATTACCGCTGTTGTTTTATATTTAACATATAAGCTAATCCGCTACTTATTATCGATTTATCATAATACTAAACATGGCTTTTTTGCACGTAGCCAAGAGCGCAAACAAGTAGCTATTGAGCAGGCTCTGTGGAGTGCTATTAATGATGATTATGAGCATGTAGAGCAGGCTCTATCGGGTAATAGCGTACCAGATAAGTTTGAAGATATTCGCTTAGCATTACTTGCAAAAGCAGCGCTTGCTAATAATCAAACAGATAAAGCACTTGAGCGTTTATTTGAAATAAGCCCAGAGCATCAATTAAAAGTAGCAAAGCTATGGTTGGCAAGTGGCGACAGTAGCGCGATTGAATCACAAATGCGTATTAGCGCAGAAGCTAAAAAAGCCACCGCACTTGAGTTAAAACTTTATGCAGAAGTATTAGTACAGCAACAACACTTTAGTGCGCTGGAAGATTTTTTGCCGCGTTTATTACGCAAAAAAGCACTTACTGATGCACAGTGGACGCAGTTATTTAGTGCCTACTTTAATGCGTTAGATGCAGACAAACTGAGTGAAAAATATAAACAGCTACCGAAAAAGCTGCAAGCTCATGCCCACACCGCATATTTAATGCAAATGGCGCAAGCAGGTCAATTGGCTGCTATTGAAAGTGACTTAATTAAAATGGTTAAGCACAATGAGCAACACTTAGAGCTTGCCAATATATTAAGTAAAGCAACAGCAGCCGATGCGCCTAAGTTGCAAATAAACATACAAGAACGCCTTAAAAAGGATGATTCAAATAATTCACTATTACTTGCGCTGGCTTGCCTTGCTAATGCTAAAGGTGATTATGACTTAGCAGCTAGAATTTTTGATAAAGCACTGAATAGTGACAATAAAAAACAGTTCTCTGAACAAGCTGTTTTAAGTTATAAAAATAGTGCACAAGCAGAAAAGGCGCTCGTTTTATATCAATAA
- a CDS encoding uroporphyrinogen-III C-methyltransferase, which translates to MTHILITRPEGKGAALAQQLEQAGYQASLFPVLKITHLTPSSTELSPLLNADKIIFISQDAVSALSQLKPDINTKAQFYAVGQQTADIIYEQFGVRAAVPKQYDSEGLLALKSLAEVDGSNIVLVKGQGGRPELAKTLKERGAFLNNCVVYKREPTESITPNWTDHWKSQNVHGIVITSNAAVDAIFKSLTAHQLQWLQQCRFYVASERIAAYLKLQQVSSANIHIAAGASDNAMFTCINQQGSNMSEQSKPVTAEKATSTIANPASAKSAKQEPAATKNTTEKNKQKVSKVAALALLISLIVASGVGYEFYQKLNAGKAQNLAVNELSEQNKLLVQELQALKSAQSNLQQALFNSEKKVAATLSESAAQNQQELKAALQKAQQQGSSLNPQEVTSLQRMAEFKLWAEKDYQGTSAVLKRLDALLSEHPGTVEVRQAIMQDIQTLDSLKPIATEAIYLQLNSALNSVDNLVFNAVNLPEEAAAIDENALSDDVSDWQQNLSNSWNKIVDSFITIRQHEGVSIEPLLTDQERHLINQRIKLNITQAQDALMSKQASIFFSALSEAKRLVGEYFKQDDDATKTVLKALSKLEKEQLNFNPKITLNSTQKVKEWAQ; encoded by the coding sequence ATGACACATATTCTGATAACTCGGCCCGAAGGAAAAGGCGCAGCCCTTGCACAGCAACTTGAGCAAGCGGGTTATCAGGCGTCTTTATTTCCGGTATTAAAAATAACGCATTTAACACCCTCCAGCACTGAACTTAGTCCGCTGTTAAATGCAGATAAAATAATATTTATATCGCAAGATGCAGTCAGTGCACTTTCGCAATTAAAACCCGATATAAATACCAAAGCGCAGTTTTATGCGGTTGGACAACAAACAGCCGACATTATATATGAGCAATTTGGTGTGCGCGCAGCAGTACCAAAGCAGTATGATTCAGAAGGGTTACTTGCGCTCAAATCACTCGCCGAGGTTGATGGCAGTAATATAGTGTTAGTTAAGGGGCAAGGCGGCCGCCCTGAGTTAGCTAAAACGCTAAAAGAGCGTGGTGCTTTTTTAAATAATTGTGTTGTGTACAAACGTGAACCCACAGAGAGTATCACCCCTAACTGGACAGACCACTGGAAAAGCCAGAATGTACACGGTATAGTCATAACAAGTAATGCAGCAGTTGATGCTATATTTAAAAGCCTTACTGCACACCAACTACAATGGTTACAACAGTGCCGATTTTATGTTGCAAGCGAGCGGATAGCCGCTTATTTAAAGTTGCAACAGGTAAGTTCGGCTAATATACACATTGCAGCAGGGGCTAGCGATAATGCTATGTTTACCTGCATAAATCAGCAAGGTAGCAACATGAGCGAACAGTCAAAGCCAGTTACGGCAGAAAAAGCCACATCAACAATAGCTAACCCGGCCTCAGCTAAATCAGCTAAGCAAGAGCCAGCAGCTACAAAAAATACGACAGAAAAAAACAAACAAAAGGTAAGTAAGGTTGCAGCACTTGCGCTTCTTATTTCGTTAATTGTGGCCTCTGGTGTTGGATACGAGTTTTATCAAAAATTAAATGCTGGTAAGGCGCAAAACCTAGCCGTTAATGAGTTAAGCGAGCAAAATAAGTTACTCGTTCAAGAGCTGCAAGCACTTAAATCGGCGCAATCTAATTTGCAGCAAGCGCTGTTTAATAGTGAGAAAAAAGTAGCCGCAACCCTAAGTGAAAGTGCAGCTCAAAATCAGCAAGAGCTAAAAGCAGCCCTGCAAAAAGCGCAGCAACAAGGCTCGTCTTTAAACCCACAAGAAGTAACCAGCTTACAGCGTATGGCTGAATTTAAACTATGGGCTGAAAAAGATTACCAAGGCACTAGTGCTGTTTTAAAGCGCTTAGATGCATTACTTAGCGAACACCCAGGAACAGTTGAAGTTCGCCAAGCTATTATGCAAGACATACAAACACTTGATAGCCTTAAACCTATAGCAACAGAGGCTATTTATTTACAGCTAAACAGTGCACTTAATAGCGTTGATAATTTAGTTTTTAATGCGGTTAACTTGCCAGAAGAAGCGGCTGCAATAGATGAAAATGCTTTAAGTGATGACGTGAGTGATTGGCAGCAAAACCTGAGTAATAGCTGGAATAAAATTGTGGATAGCTTTATTACTATTCGCCAGCACGAAGGTGTTTCCATTGAGCCATTACTTACAGATCAAGAGCGCCATTTAATTAATCAACGAATCAAGCTTAATATAACTCAGGCACAAGATGCACTTATGAGTAAGCAGGCGAGTATTTTCTTTAGCGCCTTAAGTGAAGCAAAACGTTTAGTTGGTGAGTACTTTAAGCAAGACGATGATGCAACCAAAACGGTACTTAAAGCGTTGTCTAAACTCGAAAAAGAGCAGCTTAATTTTAATCCAAAAATAACCTTAAATAGTACACAAAAGGTTAAGGAGTGGGCGCAATGA
- the hemC gene encoding hydroxymethylbilane synthase produces the protein MTEKTKLVRIATRKSALALWQAEFVKAELERFHADVRVELVPMSTQGDIILDTPLAKIGGKGLFVKELEQAMLDGRADIAVHSMKDVPVEFPEGLELYTICEREDPRDAFVSNNFANLNELPQGAIVGTSSLRRQCQIKALRPDLDIRDLRGNVNTRLGKLDDGQYDAIILAAAGLIRLKMSKRIADYIEPEVSLPANGQGAVGIECRIDDEVTKALLAPLEHTQTRIRVNAERSMNRYLEGGCQVPIGAYALVDGEQVHLRGLVGAVDGSEILRDEVTGHVNDAEELGIELAKKLLAQGADKILAEVYRDA, from the coding sequence ATGACAGAAAAAACAAAATTAGTACGCATCGCAACGCGCAAAAGCGCCTTAGCACTTTGGCAGGCCGAATTTGTAAAAGCAGAGCTTGAGCGTTTTCATGCAGATGTGCGCGTAGAATTAGTCCCAATGTCGACGCAAGGGGATATAATTTTAGATACGCCATTGGCTAAAATTGGCGGTAAAGGCTTATTTGTTAAAGAGCTAGAGCAAGCCATGTTAGATGGCCGAGCTGATATTGCCGTGCATTCTATGAAGGACGTGCCAGTAGAGTTCCCAGAAGGATTAGAGCTGTATACTATTTGTGAGCGTGAAGATCCGCGTGATGCGTTTGTATCAAACAATTTTGCAAATTTAAACGAGCTACCACAGGGCGCCATTGTGGGTACTTCGAGCTTACGCCGCCAGTGCCAAATTAAAGCACTTCGCCCTGATTTAGATATTCGTGATTTGCGCGGTAATGTAAATACGCGTTTAGGTAAATTAGATGATGGCCAATACGATGCTATTATTTTAGCGGCAGCGGGGCTTATTCGTTTAAAAATGAGTAAGCGTATTGCTGACTACATTGAGCCAGAAGTGTCATTACCGGCAAATGGTCAAGGCGCTGTAGGTATTGAATGTCGTATTGATGATGAAGTAACAAAAGCATTACTTGCACCACTTGAGCATACCCAAACACGTATTCGCGTAAATGCAGAGCGTTCGATGAACCGCTATTTAGAAGGTGGTTGCCAAGTTCCTATTGGTGCTTATGCATTAGTTGATGGCGAGCAGGTACATTTGCGTGGTTTAGTGGGTGCTGTTGATGGCAGCGAAATTTTACGTGACGAAGTAACAGGTCATGTAAATGACGCAGAAGAACTAGGTATTGAGCTTGCTAAAAAATTACTAGCTCAAGGCGCAGACAAAATATTAGCTGAAGTTTATAGAGACGCATAA
- a CDS encoding DUF2914 domain-containing protein codes for MSQKIVIKANVKRELHERVPTVSYEWNWRRIVSIAMLVLMTSAAVVYGLTTSASAEQGEHPNEQEQFLSFSSNAQNQTNFEVTDVESESSINNTPNESAEVMQARIEPLSAEQNEAQLSISSNTSDEAELVNNPPVLLANNDSVTEQSESINTELNSNLDNDVQEETAEAQNVAELASQSDLLLELESDDGALSGTEGFSPTAQVASVALGAQIDTSKISRAVLTRKVSKREPTNVFAADIRLSQFDEGVSFFSEIKNLQGQQVKHVWSFEGETMAEITLNVTSPRYRTYSTKNIMDTQTGHWRVDVVDEQGNLIAQKEFRILAD; via the coding sequence ATGAGTCAAAAAATAGTTATTAAAGCAAATGTTAAACGCGAACTACATGAGAGAGTACCAACGGTAAGCTACGAGTGGAATTGGCGTCGTATTGTGAGTATTGCTATGTTGGTATTAATGACCTCTGCAGCAGTTGTGTATGGCTTAACAACGTCAGCCAGTGCAGAGCAAGGTGAGCATCCAAATGAGCAGGAGCAATTTTTAAGCTTTAGCAGTAACGCTCAAAACCAGACAAACTTTGAAGTAACGGATGTTGAGTCTGAATCATCAATAAACAATACCCCTAATGAGTCTGCAGAGGTAATGCAAGCTCGGATTGAACCGTTGTCAGCTGAGCAAAATGAGGCTCAACTAAGCATTTCAAGTAATACATCTGATGAAGCTGAGCTTGTAAATAATCCCCCTGTTTTATTGGCTAACAACGATAGTGTTACTGAACAAAGCGAAAGCATTAATACAGAGTTAAACTCAAACCTTGATAATGATGTGCAAGAAGAAACCGCAGAAGCTCAAAACGTAGCTGAGCTAGCCAGTCAAAGCGACTTACTTTTAGAGTTAGAAAGTGATGATGGCGCATTGAGTGGCACTGAAGGTTTTTCGCCGACAGCACAAGTGGCAAGTGTGGCTTTGGGCGCGCAAATAGACACGAGTAAAATTAGCCGTGCGGTACTTACTCGTAAAGTAAGTAAGCGTGAGCCCACTAATGTGTTTGCTGCTGATATTCGATTAAGTCAGTTTGATGAAGGCGTATCGTTTTTTAGTGAGATTAAGAACCTTCAAGGCCAGCAAGTTAAGCATGTTTGGTCGTTTGAGGGTGAGACTATGGCTGAAATTACACTTAATGTTACTTCGCCTCGCTACAGAACGTACTCAACAAAAAATATCATGGACACACAAACAGGCCATTGGCGTGTTGATGTAGTTGATGAGCAAGGTAATTTAATTGCCCAAAAAGAATTTAGAATTTTAGCTGACTAA
- a CDS encoding alpha/beta hydrolase: MSLEFVEYAAQSEHKATVIWLHGLGDSGDGFAPVAPQLNLPSELGIRFVFPHAPVQPVTINGGMEMRSWYDIKSIELDKRADEQGVRDSAAKVEELINTEIANGIPANKIILAGFSQGGVVSLHLAPRFEQKLGGVMALSTYMCVPQKFADEAKHTDLNVFMAHGSQDNVVPHSAGRSAFEVLTAHNMDVSWQEYPMAHQVCAEELQAIRQWLIARLS; the protein is encoded by the coding sequence ATGAGTTTAGAATTTGTAGAATATGCAGCCCAAAGTGAGCACAAAGCAACGGTTATTTGGTTACATGGTTTAGGTGACTCTGGGGATGGTTTTGCGCCAGTAGCTCCGCAGCTTAATTTACCAAGTGAGCTTGGTATACGGTTTGTTTTTCCGCATGCGCCAGTACAACCGGTCACCATAAATGGTGGTATGGAAATGCGCTCTTGGTACGATATTAAATCTATAGAATTAGATAAGCGTGCCGATGAACAAGGCGTAAGGGATTCGGCTGCAAAGGTAGAAGAGTTAATTAATACAGAAATTGCTAATGGCATACCTGCTAATAAAATTATTTTAGCTGGTTTTTCTCAAGGTGGTGTTGTGTCTCTGCATTTAGCACCGCGCTTTGAGCAAAAGCTTGGGGGGGTTATGGCGCTTTCTACTTATATGTGTGTGCCGCAAAAATTTGCTGATGAAGCAAAGCATACTGATTTAAACGTATTTATGGCTCATGGTAGCCAAGATAACGTTGTACCGCATAGTGCGGGAAGAAGTGCGTTTGAAGTATTAACAGCACATAACATGGATGTAAGCTGGCAAGAATACCCAATGGCTCACCAAGTTTGCGCAGAAGAATTGCAAGCTATTCGCCAATGGTTAATTGCTCGTTTAAGCTAA
- the cyaY gene encoding iron donor protein CyaY, with product MTEHEYHQLAEALMFTIEEQVDDCEADLDYESAQGILEIIFPDKSKIVINKQAPLHQVWVATKFNGHHFEMRDGLWIDNRSGAEFWAFINEASTRQAGQEVKWQSSL from the coding sequence ATGACTGAACACGAATATCACCAATTAGCCGAAGCTCTTATGTTCACTATTGAAGAGCAGGTTGATGATTGCGAAGCTGATTTAGATTACGAATCGGCACAAGGTATTTTAGAAATTATTTTTCCTGATAAAAGTAAAATAGTGATTAACAAGCAAGCACCTCTTCATCAAGTATGGGTTGCGACTAAGTTTAACGGACATCATTTTGAAATGCGTGATGGGTTATGGATTGATAACCGTTCTGGCGCTGAATTTTGGGCGTTTATAAATGAAGCCTCAACTCGCCAAGCAGGCCAAGAAGTTAAGTGGCAATCATCACTATGA
- the lptM gene encoding LPS translocon maturation chaperone LptM: MKATHTLQLKKLLISTVLLSALAGCGQSGPLYLPEQQTEQNQPQNTAKPATTAEQVKTSQSQEQ; the protein is encoded by the coding sequence ATGAAAGCGACACATACCTTACAATTAAAAAAACTATTAATAAGCACTGTACTGTTAAGCGCCTTAGCTGGCTGCGGACAAAGCGGTCCGTTATATTTACCAGAGCAACAAACAGAGCAAAACCAACCTCAAAATACAGCTAAACCAGCCACTACCGCTGAGCAAGTCAAAACATCGCAAAGTCAGGAGCAATAA
- the lysA gene encoding diaminopimelate decarboxylase, with protein MDYFNYKNNQLFAEDVSVASIAQQYGTPCYVYSRATFERHYLAFANATKNHKSLVCYAVKANSNIAVLNILARLGSGFDIVSKGELARVIKAGGDASKVVFSGVAKTSDEIAYALKLGIKCFNVESASELERISEVACELNLEAPISIRVNPDIDAKTHPYISTGLKENKFGIDIQTAVSVYQQAAALPGLKIIGVDCHIGSQLTEVRPFLEALDKLMALIDELKTNGIELTHLDIGGGLGVPYNNEQPPHPSEYAAQVTERLANYKHLELIFEPGRAIAANAGILVTQVEFIKQNQDKFFAIVDAGMNDMLRPALYQAWQKIIPVSVRDDETPTHNFDIVGPVCETGDFLGKDRELALKQGDLLAQRSAGAYGFTMSSNYNSRPRVAEIMVDGQQHHLIRERETIESLYQGEKVLP; from the coding sequence ATGGATTATTTTAACTACAAAAACAACCAATTATTTGCCGAAGACGTCAGTGTGGCAAGCATAGCGCAGCAATACGGTACGCCGTGTTATGTGTACTCGCGTGCTACATTTGAGCGCCATTACTTAGCGTTTGCTAACGCCACTAAGAATCATAAAAGCTTGGTATGTTACGCCGTAAAAGCAAACTCAAATATAGCCGTGCTTAATATATTAGCGCGCCTAGGATCGGGTTTTGATATTGTATCCAAAGGCGAACTTGCGCGTGTAATTAAAGCGGGAGGCGATGCTTCTAAAGTGGTTTTTTCGGGCGTGGCGAAAACGTCTGACGAAATAGCTTACGCATTAAAACTGGGCATTAAATGTTTTAACGTTGAATCAGCCTCTGAGCTTGAGCGTATTTCTGAAGTGGCTTGCGAGCTTAACCTAGAAGCGCCTATTTCTATTCGCGTAAACCCCGACATAGATGCAAAAACACATCCGTATATTTCTACTGGTTTAAAAGAAAATAAATTTGGTATTGATATACAAACTGCAGTAAGTGTTTATCAACAAGCAGCGGCTTTACCTGGTTTAAAAATTATTGGTGTTGATTGCCATATTGGCTCTCAATTAACTGAAGTAAGACCATTTTTAGAAGCCCTTGATAAACTCATGGCGCTTATTGATGAGCTAAAAACCAACGGTATTGAGCTAACTCACTTAGATATTGGTGGCGGTTTAGGCGTGCCATATAACAACGAGCAACCACCGCACCCAAGTGAATATGCAGCGCAAGTTACCGAGCGCTTAGCTAACTATAAACACCTTGAACTAATTTTTGAACCAGGGCGCGCTATTGCAGCTAACGCAGGTATTTTAGTTACTCAAGTTGAATTTATTAAACAAAACCAAGACAAATTCTTTGCCATTGTAGATGCAGGTATGAACGACATGCTTCGCCCTGCGCTTTATCAAGCGTGGCAAAAAATCATTCCGGTATCAGTTCGCGACGACGAAACACCGACTCACAACTTTGATATTGTGGGTCCGGTGTGCGAAACCGGCGACTTTTTAGGAAAAGATCGTGAACTAGCGCTTAAACAAGGCGACTTACTCGCACAACGAAGTGCTGGTGCATATGGCTTTACCATGAGTTCAAACTACAACTCGCGCCCGCGTGTTGCAGAAATAATGGTAGATGGTCAGCAGCACCATCTTATTCGTGAACGCGAAACTATTGAAAGCCTTTATCAAGGTGAGAAAGTTTTACCATAA